A genomic segment from Spinacia oleracea cultivar Varoflay chromosome 3, BTI_SOV_V1, whole genome shotgun sequence encodes:
- the LOC110788888 gene encoding KIN17-like protein, producing MEGKSGLKALSNRMKSKGLQKLMHYCEMCQKQCRDDNGFKCHCMSEGHLRQMQIFGENPNKFIEKFSQEFEDAFLELMKRSHRFSRVAATVVYNEYISDRKHVHMNSTKWLTLTEFVTHLGRTGKCRVENTEKGLFLTYHGRDSESLFYERRKNKRLKSVLVEEVKQENEIAKQIERAAASVGVPMEIEVRTLLGSEPEIGKNKNKKISFALGFGSSSATATSLKPREDSSKSFGVEDVQNVDLCLSKKKTIGDFGGGGGCVRERSSVLDDLMREEEDAKERKNRKSYWLCEEIVVKVTSKAWAEKGCYNKKGVVRKVVDKYIGEIEMLERKDLIQIHQDDLQTVLPGIGGLIRIVNGSYRGFNARLLAIDTHNFCAKVQLEKCVYEGRVLPKVAYEDICKLE from the coding sequence ATGGAGGGTAAATCTGGGCTAAAGGCGTTGTCGAATAGAATGAAATCAAAAGGTTTACAAAAGTTAATGCATTATTGTGAGATGTGTCAAAAGCAATGTAGGGACGATAACGGGTTTAAATGCCATTGTATGAGTGAGGGTCACTTGCGCCAGATGCAGATTTTTGGTGAAAACCCTAACAAGTTCATTGAAAAGTTCTCCCAGGAATTTGAGGATGCTTTTTTAGAACTTATGAAACGCAGCCATAGATTCAGCCGTGTCGCCGCCACCGTAGTTTACAACGAGTATATATCTGATCGCAAACATGTTCATATGAACTCCACTAAATGGCTGACATTGACTGAATTTGTGACGCATTTGGGTAGAACAGGGAAGTGTAGGGTGGAGAACACTGAAAAGGGGTTATTTCTGACTTACCATGGTAGGGATTCTGAGAGTCTGTTTTATGAGAGGAGGAAGAATAAGCGGTTGAAGTCTGTGTTGGTGGAGGAAGTTAAACAAGAGAACGAGATTGCGAAACAGATTGAGCGAGCAGCGGCTTCTGTTGGTGTTCCTATGGAGATTGAAGTTAGAACTCTGCTTGGTTCAGAACCTGAGATTGggaagaacaagaacaagaagatTTCATTTGCATTGGGGTTCGGCTCTTCATCAGCAACTGCTACCAGTCTTAAGCCAAGAGAAGACAGCTCTAAGTCATTTGGGGTTGAGGATGTTCAGAATGTTGACCTGTGTTTGTCGAAAAAGAAGACAATTGGTGattttggtggtggtggtggttgtgtgCGAGAGAGATCATCAGTTTTGGATGATTTGATGAGGGAGGAAGAGGACGCGAAAGAGAGAAAGAACAGAAAATCGTACTGGTTGTGTGAGGAGATTGTTGTCAAGGTAACGAGTAAAGCTTGGGCTGAAAAGGGATGTTATAACAAGAAAGGGGTTGTGAGGAAGGTAGTAGATAAGTACATTGGAGAAATTGAGATGCTAGAAAGGAAAGATCTGATTCAGATACATCAGGATGACTTACAGACTGTGCTTCCTGGTATTGGAGGTCTGATTAGGATTGTTAATGGTTCATATCGTGGATTTAATGCAAGGTTGCTTGCCATTGATACACATAACTTTTGTGCCAAGGTGCAACTGGAAAAGTGCGTTTATGAAGGTCGAGTACTTCCAAAGGTGGCATATGAGGATATCTGCAAATTGGAGTAA
- the LOC110788887 gene encoding uncharacterized protein: MALSLKESAARISVTKFLKGFIFAGCLIILEEDGTVLTFEGSQKICPLTVSITIHNPKFYWKVATEADLGFADAYIQGDFSFVDKDEGLLNLITIFIANKDVYSPASNVTSTDLLKSLFSAIAWMSSAKYIYRHFTNRNTITQARRNISRHYDLSNEMFSLFMDETMLYSCAIFKTENEDLTVAQMRKISVLIEKARVEKHHEVLEIGCGWGTLAIEVVRRTGCRYTGITLSEEQLKFCQQRVKEAGLEDRITLLLCDYREVQHVFKYDRIFACEMIEAVGHEYMEEFFRCCESMLATDGLFVLQFTSMADDCYDEYIKSGGFIKEYIFPGGCLPSMSHVVTSMAAASRLCVEHIENIGPHYCQTLRYWRKSFLENQSKLLSLGFDEKFIRTWEYYFDYCAAGFKMRLLGNFQVVFSRKGNLAVFRDYHASTPSAYYCP; the protein is encoded by the exons ATGGCGCTTTCTTTGAAAGAATCAGCAGCTCGCATATCTGTAACTAAGTTCCTCAAGGGCTTTATATTTGCTGGCTGTTTGAT TATTTTGGAGGAGGATGggactgttttgacttttgaagGTTCCCAGAAAATCTGTCCATTAACAGTTTCAATAACAATTCACAACCCCAAGTTTTATTGGAAG GTTGCTACAGAAGCAGACTTGGGTTTCGCAGATGCATATATTCAAGGCGATTTCTCATTCGTTGATAAAGATGAGGGTCTTCTAAATCTTATTACG ATCTTTATTGCCAATAAGGATGTATATTCTCCTGCCTCCAACGTTACCTCCACGG atctTTTAAAATCACTGTTTTCTGCTATTGCTTGGATGTCCTCTGCCAAATACATCTATCGTCATTTTACTAACCGGAACACAATCACTCAAGCTCGTCGGAATATTTCACGCCATTATGACTTG AGTAACGAAATGTTTTCCCTCTTTATGGATGAGACAATGTTATACTCTTGCGCTATCTTTAAG ACAGAAAATGAAGACTTAACAGTTGCACAAATGAGGAAAATTTCAGTACTAATTGAAAAG GCAAGAGTAGAGAAACATCATGAAGTGCTTGAGATTGGTTGTGGTTGGGGTACCCTAGCTATCGAAGTTGTAAGGAGAACTGGGTGCAGATACACTGGCATTACCCTTTCAGAAGAACAACTTAAATTTTGTCAGCAGAGGGTCAAGGAAGCTGGCTTAGAG GATCGCATAACGCTCCTTCTCTGTGATTATCGAGAAGTGCAACACGTCTTCAAATATGATAGAATTTTCGCCTG TGAGATGATAGAAGCAGTAGGACATGAATACATGGAGGAGTTTTTTCGTTGCTGTGAGTCAATGTTGGCTACTGATGGACTTTTCGTACTCCAG TTCACATCTATGGCAGATGATTGTTATGACGAGTACATAAAATCCGGGGGTTTTATCAAGGAGTATATTTTCCCGGGAGGATGTCTACCTTCCATGAGTCATGTAGTAACATCTATGGCTGCTGCATCAAGACTTTG TGTGGAACATATCGAAAACATTGGACCTCACTACTGTCAAACTTTAAGATACTGGCGAAAATCCTTTCTGGAGAATCAGAG CAAACTCCTTTCTCTTGGATTCGACGAGAAGTTCATTAGAACATGGGAATACTATTTTGATTACTGTGCTGCTGGATTCAAAATGCGATTACTTGGGAATTTCCAG GTGGTTTTCTCACGCAAAGGGAATCTTGCTGTGTTCAGAGATTACCATGCAAGCACACCTTCAGCTTATTATTGCCCCTAA